The genomic stretch aacatctctggagagacctgaaaatagctgtgcagcaacactcccccatccaacctgacagagcttgagaggatctgcagggaagaatgggagaaactcaccaaacacaggtgtgccaagcttgtagcgtcatacccaagaagactcaaatcaaatcaaactttatttgtcacatgcgcagaatacaagtgtagaccttcccgtgaaatgcttacttacaagcccttaaccaacagtgcagttcaagaagagttaagaaaatatttaccaaataaactaaagtaaagaatttaaaataataaaaagtaacacaataaacataacaataacgaggctatatacagggggcaccaatacagagtcagtgtgcgggggtacaggttagttgaggtaatttgtacatgtaggttggggtgaagtgactatgcatagataataaacagtgagtagcagctgtgtacaaaacaaatggagggggtggGTCAAtttaatagtccggtggccatttaattaattgttcagcagtcttatggcttggggttagaagctgttgaggagccttttggtcctagacttggtgctctggtaccgcttgccgtgaggtagcagagaaaacagtctatgacttggttgactggagtctctgacaattttatgggctttcctctgacaccgcctatttggattgcaggaagcttggacagtgatgtactgggccttacgcactaccctctgtagtgtcttacggtcagatgccgagcagttgccataccaggcggtgatacaaccggtcaggatgctctcgatggtgcagctgtagaaatctttgacgatctggggacccatgccaaatattttcactctcctgagggggaaacggtttgttgtgccctcttcacgactgtcttggtgtgtttggaccatgatagcttgttggtaatgtggacaccaaggaacttgaaactctcgacccactatACTACAGCCCCTATGATGTTAATGGAGGCCTGTTCGgccctgtaacggttttcatgtggtgaaggagagtcggaccaaaatgcagcgtgtagattgcgatccatgtttaatgaacaaacgtaaacacgaattaacacaaacactacaaaacaaagaacgtaatgaacgaaacgaaaaccgaaacagcctatacttgtgaaaactaacaaagacaggaacaaggacactaaggacaatcacacacgacaaactcaaagaatatggctgcctaaatatggttcccaatcagagacaacgataaacacgtgcctctgattgagaaccactccagacagccatagactttgctagatcaccccactagctacaatcccaatatatacacaccacatacaaaaacccatgccacaccctggcctgacccaatacatgaagataaacacaaaatactagggcgtgacagaaccccctaaggtgcggactcccgaacgcacctcaaaacaatagggagggtctgggtgggcgtctgtccatggtggcggctccggcgcgggacgtggacccactcagtcaatgtcttagtcccctctcctcgcgtccctggatagtccaccctcgccgccgaccatggcctcgtagtcctcacccagaaccccactggactgaggagcagatcgggactgaagggcagctcaggactgaggcagctcgggactgaggggaagctcgggagtgagagaaagctcaggagtgagagaaagctcaggagtgagaggaagctcaggagtgagatgaagctcaggcaggtagatagatctaccagatcctggctggctggtggtttcagcagatcctggctgactggcagatcctggctgactggcggatctggcagattctggctgactggcggatcctggccgactggcggatcctggcagatcccggctgactggcggatctggaagagtctggttgactggcagatctggaagagtctggttgactggcagatctggctgctccatgctgactggcggctctggctgctccatgtaggctgacagctctggcggctccttacagactagcagctctggcggctccgtgcagactggcagctccttgcagactggcagctccttgcagactggcagctccttgcagactggcagttccttgcagactggcagctccttgcagactggcagctccttgcagactggcagctccttgcagactggcagctccttgcagactggcatctctggctgctccatgcagaccgacagctctggctgcttcatgcagactgacatctctggctgcttcatgcagactgacagctctgactgctccatgcaggctggctgctccatgcaggctggcagctctggctgcgctgaacagacaggagactccagcagcgctgtagaggaagaaggctctagctgcgctgaacaggcgggagactccggcagcgtaggagaggagaaaggctccgacagcgctggagaggtgggagactccgacagcgcagtaaaggaggaaggctctggcagcgctggagaggcgaggcgcactgtaggcctgatgcgtggtgctggcactggtggtactagaccgagaacacgcacaggaagcctggtgcggggagctgctaccggagggctggggtgtggaggtggtactggatagaccggaccgtgcaggcgcactggagctcttgagcaccgagcctgcccaaccttacctggttgaatgctctcggtcgccctgctagtgcagcgaggtggaatagccagcactgggctatgcaggcgaaccggagacaccaagcgcaaggctggtgccatgtaagccggcccaaggagacgcactggggaccagatgcgtagagccggcttcatggcatttggctcgacgctcaatctagcccggccgatacgcggagctggaatataccgcaccgggctatgcacccgcactggggacaccgtgcgcaccactgcataacacggtgcctgcccggtctctctagcccccggtaagcacaggaagatggcgtaggtctcctacctggcgtcgcTATGCTCCcgccccccaataaatttttggggctgactctcgggcttccatccacttCGCCGTGCTGCTTCCTCAtacctgcgcctctcagctttcgccgcctccagttcttccttggggcggcgatattctccaggctgagcccagggtcctttaccgtccagttcgtcctcccatgtccatttctccaggtagtgcagcctctcccactgcagctgctgctgctgctgctcctgctgccactgttgcctctcctgtggctcctgcctgttgacacgctgcttggtccgtttgtggtgggtgattctgtaacggttttcatgtggtgaaggtcggaccaaaatgcagcgtgtagattgcgatccatgtttaatgaacaaacgtaaacacgaattaacacaaacactacaaaacaaagaacgtaatgaacgaaacgaaaaccgaaacagcctatacttgtgaaaactaacaaagacaggaacaaggacactaaggacaatcacccacgacaaactcaaagaatatggctgcctaaatatggttcccaatgagagacaacgataaacacctgcctctgattgagaaccactccagacagccatagactttgctagatcaccccactagctacaatcccaatatatacacaccacatacaaaaacccatgccacaccctggcctgacccaatacatgaagataaacacaaaatacttcaaccagggcgtgacaggcccgccttttcctgtagtccacgatcagctcgaggctgtaatcactgacaaaggtgcttcatcaaagtattgagtagagggtctgaatacttatgtaaatgtgatatttccgtttttttatatacatttgcataaatgtctaaaaacctgttttgctttgacattatggggtattgtgtgtagattggtgaggggaaaaaaatatttaatacattttagaattaaggctgtaatgtaacaaaatgtggaaaaagtcaaggggtctgaatactttctgaatgcaatgtAACTGTAAGCTGATGGTTCCTTTTCTTACTGCGAGGTCATTGCTAAGCATCTGGGAAAGTTATACATCATTAGCTTAGTCCGATCATATGCGTTGGCAAAACAGCACAAAGAGACCAGGCTAATTCAATATGCATTTGACATAAATATTCATGATGACGTTTGTGACCTGACTTGTGACCTCAACAACATGAGTCAATTCACCACAATGCATAACCAACTGTCCCCAACCTGTCTCTACTCCTACAAAGCCCAGTAAGCCCATGGCAAACATGGTTCAGACTCTTCAGTCAGTGGAAACTCTTGTAGTAAAGATATCAAAGGAAGAAACAGCAGCTGACAAAGTGAACAGAGAGACAGCAAGTGAACAGAGAGACAGCaagtgagtgagagaaaaaaaatgaggGGAGAAGCGAAAGAGACGACATAGAGTCTGTCAAAAGCGATGTCAGGTCACTGCTCCCTGCATCTGTTTTCTGGCGAGATGCATTTATCTATCTCCCGGTAGTCAGATAGCAATTTATATGTCAAGTTAACTTCCACAGGCACTGCTGCTCCGTGCTCAGACATCTTCACTGGGGCCCAGGAGTCCTCTGACAATCCTACGACGTAATAACACAATTACATGGCAGTGAGTAGGCAGGCAGGCGGATGAGAGGCAGGGGAACTGGAAGTAGCTCACAGCCACACCACATTAACCTCCTTTCAGGATGATGACTGGGTACAGCTAGCTAGGCTTGCGCTGCAGCTCATATTAGCCTGTGCTTCACTGTAGAGGCAACCCCGGAGACCTAGAATAAAGAATACAACCTCTCAGAGAAATAAATCAGAGAGAGATTACAGAGGAAGATATCATCAATCAGACAGTATTTGTAGAGATTCTTCTGTGGAGGATGCTTATTGAGAAAGAGGTATACTTTAGGACTTTAtagatggacaacatgtcaggacAATTTTTATCCGCTTATAGAGGTGtcatacagtatctatacagtatgtgtatggctAGGCTAGGTACAGAATAGAATATGCAGATCATATGTATGATCATACATTAATGATGTGATAAAATCCTTTAAATGTTTTGGTTTTCTACATGAGCTCACATTGTTTGGTGTGTGTTAAATCATTCAAGTCTCTGGAGAATGTGTGGGAATGAACATCTCTAAATAAATCTGAGTATCACTCTGGCAGCTGTCCTTTCTTCCAGCGGGAAGGCCTCATCCATTACACAATGGGAGATCACCTGCCACTGGCCTTAGCTGCAGATGAGCCCCGCACAGCCGGGCCCCGTGCCTGCTGGAACAGATGGCTGGCATGGGGCCCAGCAGCACCTGGGGACCGAGGCTATAGACCCAGGTAATAGAGGAATATTAACAGCCTGTTCAGGTTCAGATGAGATGGGCTTGTTTCCTCTTTTAAATGAACACTGTTGAAGGGGTTTGATCCACTGCCCACTGCAGAAGCATAGAGAAAACATACATGCATGATCAGGAAATAACAATacactgcacacagagacatcaATGCTCTTTGTTTCTTGCATGTTAACTTAACATGGAAGGACATCAATGTTCATAGCATCCCAGCCCAAGGTGAAATGTTGAACCCTGCACAGCTATTGCAAATCCTAACATGCTATCATAGCACTTCAAAACACCGCTAAATATGTATAATTAAAGTCACACAGCACctcaatgtattttttaaaattctttCCTTCCTGTACATTTGAGAGCTTTAGTCAAGATCATAGGACAGATTATAATACTGTAAAACTTCCATTAGAAAGCCAACCACCAACCAATTAAACAAGCATCAACAGAACAATAACTACATAGGGGGCTCTGAATATGACTCAACTAAGCACTTATCATATTCATTGTAACATCACCAGTTGACAGACATTGCCACGGGGGAAATATGCCCGCAATACAACATGTCACTCAGAAATACACTAAGCTAATGTGATGTCTGTTGTCGACTAGCCTACTGCAGCTGGGGACGCTCAAGTTGGTTGCTTATCTAGGATCCGATTACTTCACCTCAGCCCTAAACTTAACCAAAGGGGAAGAAAACATATCTGCCACTGAGCCTGTGACTATAGTCTACCTGTTCTTCTGGCGTAGAGCTTCACGAAACAAAAATTAATTGAAGGGGATTGATTTATGGTATAAATGTTTGTTGCTTAGCCTACATCACATTAGAAGTAAATATAAAAACGATATATTTGTCTATTTCCCATTCACTGACTGCTTCGCTGAGTTGGTTCTCTGGTGTTCTCTTTTGTCTTTGACCAATTTTACGTCAGTTCGCGACGCTGATGCTGCCGCCTGTCGTATTCAAGATGTCTTCCAAACGATAGGCTTATGGCTTAGCTTGTTTTTAGATcgtttattttatttacatttttggttAATTTTGCGTATTAGATGGAGAACGGTGGCTTATCATGAAACTCCGGACTCAGTATGACAGGTACTTAAAGCCTTTTTGCTTGCATTGCTAATTAAATTACATACCGTTAGCCTAGCTAGCTGATAGAGAATATTTGTCACTTGAAGTCTAACGAACAATATACAGTTAGCTATAGTAACTGCCATTAATCTCATCAGTGTCAACAGCCTCTATTTGCCAAAGAGCTGTCAGTGTCAATTGTAATGTTGATCAGACAGCTTGTCACAAAGTTATGTTTCGCTAGCTAAATGCTACCAAACGTTAGCTAATTGTCACTACTTATGTAAACAAAAGAGAAAACAGTTGTTAGACTGGTACAAAAGTGGGTATTGATATAACGTTACTGGTGATAACACAGCCCTGAATCTTTGACTGTAATTTAGCCAGACCAAGTAACATTAGCTAGACTGCGTTACAATGGTTTAACGTTATTTAAGCTGTCAATAACAACCTGTAGCTAGCTAGTAGGGGAGTAACCTAGTAGTATGTGGCGGGTAGATCTGCGCAATAGTCGGTTGAACGCGGTGTGCAACCTACGTTGTCCGAACATCCGAAAGTGCTGGTGGAAAATTGTTTTTAGACAGATATTTTTGCATTTTTTGGGATCGGCTTGCCATTAAATCTAGTTAAATCTAGTTAATTAAGTATGCTTTGTAGcctgaatggaggatgctttatGTACGACCTGGTGCACTGGGGACACCAGTGTATTACCGGGAAAGCACATAAATTCGAGATGATAGTGCAGATCTGCCACAAGCAGCTGTCTAGCTAGTAGGGGAGAGTGGGTTATGTTTAGcgatttttgtttttacattcacCATCACTCCATCACGGggaatatactgtagtattattTCTAACAACGATATCTGAATAATCAGAAttaatgtaaacattacagttttgagaACATATCTTGTCCAAAAAAACGTACCCCAAACACAATTCATCACAATCGCTTTTTTGTCTTTTAATAATTTTAAGCAccttttaacacaggcttaacacctaacaaacactttgtactttttaaaacacttttaacataggtcaggccctgttgttacctgaTATCCCAGCAATAATGTCTTGCATTACACCcgggaagaaaacacttcaattgTTCCACTTGCCCAATGGGTATTGGCTCAACATACCCCAAGACAAATATTTGACTatcttagcccacacagctacaattATGCACTTTCGTGCTAGGTTTATGACCTCATATGGAAGCTTATAGAGACTCAAAAAGGTTTATAGAACAATCTTACAATTCTGTACTTttgtttagatacaagcatcatgaaactaCTAACACTATGttaatttgacttggtgaaaatctgtTATTTGGACCtcacttgcttaccactttttccatgtggttacTTCcttcagactccatgaaatgatgacatcttcctaaatatttggttaAATTATTAATTTAGTCTATTGTTTCCTAAAAACAAttgtctcaacttaccccactctctcctAGGCCTAGCTAACTTAGCAAGATTGTTAGCTAGCACCTGCACGTTATAACTAGGCtatatcctctgtctctcctctttacctCAAACAATTTATTTGTTGAAGGAGTGATTCCAGAAGAACGTTGAAATCGAGGGAATCACCAACTGTGATGCAACCTAACTCCAGCGAGGTAGGTGCCCATCAGGCAGGAAATGGCTTGTCCCTGACTATACAGCCAGAGCTACTGACCAGGACACCAGCAGGGGCTACCGGGGGCTCTGTCATCCCAGAGGCCAGTGATGAAGTCCGGGTACCTATTCTCTCCAGTGGGCCCGGGGAGcccagtggaggaggaggaggggcatcATCCCGTAGGTCCAGAGCCAGTTCCAGAACCAGTTCCCACTCCCATTCACATGGTGGGGGACACCAGCACTCTCACAGTGAGCCCAGTGAGACAGACCCAGCTGATGCTGATCTGGAGTCAGGGGAGCCCAGCACCTCGTTCTCAGAACTGCGCTACCTCTTCCGCTGGGTTCAGAAGAGTCTTCCTTTCATAATCATCCTCGGTGCTAAACTAGTCATCCAGCATGCCCTAGGTAAGTTTCAGGTAATTATAACATATACAGTCAGGAACAAATTTCTATTTATCTAGTAAGGTTATCTGACATCTCTTCCATGACTTTGTTGCAGGTCTAGCTGTTGGAGTTGGCTTGTTTACAACTTTTCTTTATGCGAATAAGAACATTCAAACCCAAGTCTTTCTTCAGGTAAGTCACTAATGGAAGaaaatatatagtaccagtcaaaggtttggacacacctacacattcaagggtttttctttgtttttactattttctacattgtagaataatagttaagacataaactatgaaacaacacatttggaataatgtagtaacccaaaaagtgttaaacaaatcaaaatatattttatgaggttcttcaaagtagccaccctttgcctagtcttggcattctctcaaccagcttcatgaggaatgcttttccaacagtcttgaaggacggcaggtagcctagtggttagagggttggactagtaaccggaaggttgaaagatcaaatccccgagctgacaaggtaaaaatcagtcgttctttccctgttcctaggccaccattgaaaagaagaatttgttcttaactgacttgcctagataattaaaggttaaaaataaggaagttcccacatatgctgagtgcttgtttgctgcttttccttcactctgcggtccaactcatcctgaACTATTTCAATTGAgttgattgtggaggacaggtcatctgatacagcactccatcactttccttcttggtcaaatagcccttagacAACCTGGAAGtgtttgttgaaaaacaaataatagtcccactaagctcaaaccagatgggatgacgtatcgctgcataatgctgtggtagccatgctggttaagtgtgtcttgaattctaaataaatcacgacagtgtcaccagcaaagcaccatcacaccacctcctccatgcttcacggtgggaaccacacatgcggagatcatccgttcacatactctgagcctcacaaagacacggcggttggaaccaaaaatcaaacattttgattcatcagaccaaaggacagatttccactgatctaatgtccattgctcgtgtttcttggccaaacaagtctcttcttcttgtgtgctttagtagtggtttctttgcagcaatacgaccatgaaggcctgattctcctctgaacagttgatgttgagatgtgtctgttacttgaactctgtgaagcatttatttgggatgcaatttctgaggctgttaagtgaacttatcctctgcagcagaggtaactctgggtcttcctttcctgtggtggtcctcatgagagccagtttcatcatagcgcttgatggtttttgcgactgcacttgaagaaactttcaaagttcttgaaatttttctgattgactgaccttcatatcttaaagaaatggactgttgtttctctttgcttatttgagcttttcttgccataatatggacttgatattttaccaaatagggctatcttctgtataccacccctactttgtcacaacacaactgattggcatcAACACattcagaaggaaagaaattccagaaattaacttaacaaggcacacctgttaattgaaattcattccaggtgactacctcatgaagctggttgagagaatgccaagagtgtgcaaagctgtcaaggtaaagggtggctactttgaagaagctcaaatataaaatatattttgatttgtttaacacttgctTTGGTTATGTGATTCCATatgttgttttgatgtcttcactattattctacaatgtagaaaatagtacaaataaagaaaaaccctggaatgagtaggtgtgtccaaacctttgactggttctgtatattcTCAATTTATACATCCATTGCTTTAATTTATACTCATTCCTCAGTCTGAATCTGATCGTCTTCAGTGTATTTCTCCTCAGGATCGTCGGTCAAAAATAGAGTGCGTATGGCTGCTCCTCTTCCTGGCGTCCTCCACACTTCTGCTTTACTACACATTTCTCGCTGAGTCACTTTACTATTGGTAAGTTTCCCcttacttcacatgctcacagcAGACCAGAATAGAATCAAAATAATTATACGCAATATGTGGAAATTTGCCTTTGGCTTCACAGCATGGTATGATTAATACACAAAACTGACAAACATTAAAAACATCAGGACTGGGAGCATAATACGTAATCCACATCCTCTcatccatctttccctctctctcagcctaatTTTCCTGAGCCCAGCTGTTGAACCCCTGGGTTTCTGGGAGGTCCTATGGGCGGTGGGTGTCACCAACTTTATGCTCAAGTTCTTCTTCATGGGGTTCAAGTGCCTTATCCTACTGCTACCATCTAACCTGGTGACATTCAGAGCCCAGGTAAGCAAGGAaggatgctctctctccctctccgggTGTTTGATAAGGCCCAGTCGGGCTCGTTGGCTAAAAATGTA from Oncorhynchus tshawytscha isolate Ot180627B linkage group LG09, Otsh_v2.0, whole genome shotgun sequence encodes the following:
- the rnft1 gene encoding E3 ubiquitin-protein ligase RNFT1 — encoded protein: MKLRTQYDRSDSRRTLKSRESPTVMQPNSSEVGAHQAGNGLSLTIQPELLTRTPAGATGGSVIPEASDEVRVPILSSGPGEPSGGGGGASSRRSRASSRTSSHSHSHGGGHQHSHSEPSETDPADADLESGEPSTSFSELRYLFRWVQKSLPFIIILGAKLVIQHALGLAVGVGLFTTFLYANKNIQTQVFLQDRRSKIECVWLLLFLASSTLLLYYTFLAESLYYCLIFLSPAVEPLGFWEVLWAVGVTNFMLKFFFMGFKCLILLLPSNLVTFRAQGRWYMLIEEVGQVYQSVAPIPLWFRYLITYQEVDGNTGLTLGVLLALVYFILKLLGLYGQWGSFQKTVRLFLSGEHTGAAATRSQCSEAGDICPICQAEYRNPRALLCQHIFCDECIALWFNREKTCPLCRTAITDKVHKWRDGATTPYLQIY